Genomic window (Salvelinus namaycush isolate Seneca chromosome 27, SaNama_1.0, whole genome shotgun sequence):
CCAATCATAGATTGATTTGGTGACGTTAGCTTTATAGTCTATCGGTTGGATGGGGAGGCGGGACAAAGCGCGCACTGACGTCAACGATAGTATATAGAGCGCTGTGATTGGCTAGACTGGCTAATGTAAAGGAGAAGAATGAAAATATCAAAGGATACAATAGGGAAAAAACGATGGATAAAAAACGTATATTCGAAATAAATAACAAAAATGGACATTCATAATGTCTAGGTTTTCGATGTCACTTGCTTGAGCGCATTGATCAGCGAAAATAAACATATCTAAACTTTTTTCTATCCCATTCCCCTCCCCATTTACTTGCTGGTTGAACGTCACTTGCCTCTTCAATACTGGTCATGTAAGCTACAGgttaaatgttgttgttttttttacaacaGATGTCCTTATATTACTACAACTGCAAAACCGAGCGTTAAAGAACATCAGGTCCCAAATTACAATTTTTATAGGACTGTTATCTCCGCTGTATGCGTTTGTAGATTGGTGAGGAGAGTTATTTTTATTCCATTCGCCCGCCTACTCCGTCAGCAGACCTCCCCTAAAGCACTATTGGATGCCGCAGCCCTGTCCTTAACAGCTGTTTGGTGTTTTGCCACAGCACGATTCGACTAAACACGGTGTCAATCAAAtatacattgccatgtagttccTTGGATTCATGAAATCTACTGGCTACTGTACTCAAATGTGTCCTCTGATTGGCTACATGGACTAGTGTCAAGGCTTTGGGCTTCATTCACCATTTTGCGACTGTAGAGTAGAATGTACAGAGCAGTCAGTAGTTATTCCTCCTTTAAGTTGCTTTACAGAAGAAAGATAATGTGACAGTCTGTTAAATGTCAACCCTGGATATCCGATTATAGGCCTAACGATTTCGCTACTGACTCGATAAATATCTGCATTGAAAATAATTTTGTGGTGAGTAAAACCTACAAATCTTTCTTCTGCAGCACTGCAGTAGCCTGTTTTGCTTTGTCGACCTGCTACGTTGTAGACGTTGCAAATAATAAGCACCCTCTATAACTACTAATACAattatattttcatattttataATACTCTACGGAGAGAAGTAAAGAGATGATTGGATGCCACACTTCATGAAAAGGGAGCGGTGCGGGTGGATTGTCAGCCTAAAACTTTTCCCCCAGATAATATTCAACGCCATAACTGCCATTATAAGACTGAGACTTCCTAGAAGTGTTTTTCTTAGGTTGCGATTGAAAGCAAACATTGAAGCAATCTGTATCACCTACATAGTTATTAGCTTTATTATCTCTACATAGGCTACTATTCGTGATACAAAATGTCTATTTGAATCTGTCCTTCGCCTGCAGGCTTGTGGGCCGCGTTTCTACGTTGTGTCCACAATTTTTACTTTTTATTGTAACTTAATGTACAACGTTGCAGTTTGCACTCGCCGGTAAATTAATTACTAAGTTGCATCCAGTAATGTCTACATTTTACAACGGTTGTCACGAATGAATTCGCAGCATAATTACTTTGGCTTCTGTCGCACGATGTAACGTTAATTACATATTGTTAGATTTAAGTAAGCCTAAATCTGTTTGTAATACCTTTTTATGAGTTGTTCCACAGCAACATATTTTGGAATACTAGGCCTTTAAATGTTTAATGTCCCGTGTTAAATGTTGCACGAAGAAGATTTTTCTAAGCGGCCTTGTGTTGTTAGACCTGCGTCACTGGACTTCACGGCcctgttgtgtagtaagctgatAGTAATCGCAAAGCACTACGACCAATAAGAGTGGTTGACACATATACAGCACGGTAACGTTACTATTCAGCAAAACTAACAGTGACGCCGTTCTTGCATTCGTTTGCATCTAACAGTACTTCAGTTTAGGGTTGTAGTTTGTTTTTGATCTACATTCAGCCTAAGTACTTTGGTAGGCAGGCCCTACGTGAAGTTTGTAAATTATCCGGTAGTTGCACTATAGGTCAATATTCTCCAGTAGTTATCATGGTTTTATAGTTATGTATTGATGAATCGAAACTGTAGAGGTGTAAATTCACCCCACtgtgcacacactggttgaatcaacgtttttCCCACGTCATTTAAATGAAATTACGTTTAACCAACGTAGACTATActttgaattgacgtctgtgcacATTGGGATGTTATGTGAATATTGATTTTCATTATGGTCACATAGGATATTACCACAAGTTCTCCAATTGTGACAAATGGCAatgttataacatggtaatatgCTAAGTTTATACAGCATAGATATAGgcaacatatatatttttttacctttatttaactagacaagtctgtcaagaacaaattcttatttacaatgacggcctacaccggccaaacccggacgacgctgggccatttgtgtccctatgggactcccaatcacggccggttgtgatacagcctggatttgaaccagggtgtctgtagcctctagcactgagatgcagtgtcttagacagctgcgccactctggagcccgAGTGAACGTTGACACAACAGAAGAGTGAACATTGACGCAATATTGATAAATGGATAAGGCTCATACATTTAGAAGGGAAATGCGTTGTTCCTTCATTTATCGAAATTGTTATGACACTCACCCACATACTTGCCGGTGTGCACTATTGAGTAAACAATGTGCACACTTCTAACTTGAAAAAAGTGAGTCAACAAATGACATTATGATGACAGTTCTTTGAACGCAATCTCAAGTCTCCCAAATATAATTTGCATAACACAGGTACCGGGTTGTAACTGTGTGTATTATCAAACAGCAGTTTACGTGTAGTGTGGTCAAAACAATACAGGTCTGTAGTTTCTCATTACAAGTGGATAGATACCTTGGAGTTCTGTAGAGCTAAATGAATTAAATTACTAGACGTACATGACATTGTAACAAcctaatattcaataaatatgaTCATTTCTCCATGACATGTAGCATTAAATCCCAACGTGATAAAAGCAAACTCATACTCCACAATATCATTTTGTCTAGACTTTGATGTTTGTCTTTGGTCCTGCTTTGTTAGAGGATTAGATAGACTTTTTGTTGAATCACGGCGTTGTGTTGTCTGAAAGTCTGAGGCGCATGGGAACTGTGTGCTGGAACAAACGACCCAGAATGTAAGCATGATAGGCCTACAACACATGGCGCTGCCTGTTTCAATGGAAAACCCAAACCAAACCTGTTGGTTTTCAGTTCGTTTCTGTCATCAACATTTGTCAGCATTCAAGCAACATAGGTGTTTTCCCTGGCAGTGAAAAATGCCTCTAAATGAGAGAGTGGTTGTTGGTATGAAATctaaggagaaagagagggctaAAGAGAGAGGATAATGAAGTAGCAGGAAGTTAGGTAATGGTCCATGACAGGAAGTGTGGATTGTAGGGGCGGATTGGTTCAGCTACGAAATAGATGAAGGTCACCAccgagaaccagagagagagaaagaaggagtgagtaagagaaagagagaaatgcgAGTGAACAAGAAGGAATTCCCCCTCCTCAACTGTCATAGCCAAGAaaccagagagagatagagagagtgtgtgtgtgtgtgtgtgtgtgtgggtgcagaCTTGTCTGGACAAGCACTTCCAAATGTGCTCGCCACTATTCTGCTATATTGTTATATTACTTTACACACTATATAAGATTGCTTCATTATGGTTTCATTTGTATTCACACAGGGTTATGTGTATAATTATATGTGATACTTAAATCTTttctcttgcccattcaccctctgaatgccacacacacacacacaatccatgtctcagttgtatCAAGacttatagctttcacctggattcatgtggtcagtctatgtaatggaaagagcagtttttcctaatattttgtacactcagtgaaatTCATGTGAAATGATTTTGTAATAAAATGGTAATACCCATTACTTCTTGAGTTGAATGATATATCATTCATATCAATAATGAATGCATTACCAAGGACACAAAATACATGGTTTTATAGAATAGGtctgtatttgaaattatttGGTAAAACTGGGTCCAGTTTTTCTTTGACAACCACTTCTCCCCACCGTTACCTTATCTGGTGAATAGGCTTTGTATAATGTCACAATGCATTCACCACATGAATAATCCATCCCTTGTTACACTCTGCTCTGTTTCAGGGTCTGCAATAAGGTGGAAAGAGCTGGAGAAACAGAAAGAGGAAAGggcgggagaagagagagaggagctggaaGAGCAGggaaatagagggaggagagaggaacaaagaTTCTGGACTCTGGAAAAATTAAGCCACTGTAAATAGTAAAGAAAACTCCCAATGCAGAGATGAAGCCGATTAAAAAGCAAGGAAGGCGCTCGCCCCCGTCGACCCGAGCCAAAGGGGGGAAGAGACGGGGGACAGGGGacagtggagagaaaagagacCGATCCCCCAAAATTCAGACCTCACCCCAAACCTCATCTCACTCAGAGTCTTCTCAGGAGGAGTCGGTGACACTCACAACGATGGCCACGCCAGAGAGGGAGGGTCACAGAGAGGGGCCCCGGCTCCCAGAGACAGCGGCCGCAGCAGCAGGGTCCCTCCCTGTGAAGTCGGAGGACTCCCGCCCGGGGAGCGTCAAGTCGCTGAGCGCCCACAGcacagacagcagcagcagtgcCACCAGCGCTGCCAACAGCCCCAACCCCTCGTCCAACCGCAAGACGGCCACCTTCAAGGCCCGCGTCCCCAAGAAGAAGTACACCTCTGAGCACTGTGCTGCCGCCGCCGCTGCCGCCGCCAACCACAGAAACCCCGGCAACACCGGCGCGCCTCCACTGAACAGAAATAGTGCTCACTGTGACAGTAACGCCGGAGGTCAGTTGTCGAGCTTATCTTCGGGGCCCGGGTCGGCGGCGAGTGAGGGCGGTTCGCTCACTGACATCAACAGTCAGACCAGGAGACCAGTGGAGGACTACATTACCACTATAGCTCCACCACAGGACAGGGATAACACACCTGGACCCCCTCCCACaggggacagagacaggagaggccCAGAGCGAGGCAGAGAAATCTCCCCCAGCCCTGTCCGCTGCTCCTCTACAGACACGGCCAGCGAACACGACCTGGACGTGAGCGAGCCACACCGCTCCAACTCTCACCACACCAACCCCACCACCGAAGCACACACCCTGGCCCTGGTGCAACGTAGCACCCAGCACACTCCGACCCCACAGAGCCTGTCGGACGCGCTCGCCGACGCCCTGGCCAAAGGTCTAAAGAACCAGCGGGTGCTAGCCaggcaggctaggaggaggactggaaagggggaagaggagaacggaggtgaggggagggagagcatGGACTCAGTGTTCAGAGCGGGAGTGGTGCGGCGGGTGAGCGGCGAGCACGGCAGCCTGGAGGTGCAGCTGAACGGTGAGAAGGAGCTTTACCGCTACCCGTTCCGTGAGGGCGCCCAGGGACCCGTGGACATTATCATGGACGCCCCGCCGCCCGGCTCCCAAGCCGTCCCCATCGGCACCGCTGTGTGCGTGCCCTTCGGAGGTAACGAGGACGGCGGCACCACAGAGGCCCAGCGCCAGTGGTACCGAGAGGGCCTGGTCACCCAGGTGGACTCCCACCCGGCTGTGTCCTACCCCTATAGAGTGTTGTTAGAGGACAGAGTGCCCCCAGGGGATGAGGAGGGGGATGGCAGGGTGGGCACTCCGACCGCTGTGTGGGTGTCCCGTCAGAGCCTCCGCCTGCTGGTGCCCCCCTGGGACCTGGACCTGGGACCCTGCGGAGGGGGGCGAGAGGAAAGCGATGCTGCCGccaagagagggcgagagagggagagagagaaagaggacagggaCGAGATAGAGGTGGAGCAGGAGCTGTGTCGCCTCAGCCGTGGGATGGGGCTCAGCGCGACTGTGGCTGGGTCCGTGTTGGGGAGGCTTTCATACCCTGGAACGGCCCCCGCCTCCTCGTCTTCCTCCACTGTCAGCTCCCCCGTCACCCCCGCCTCGGTGCTGAGTCTGGTGGCCGGAAGAGACTGGGAGCGAGAGAAggacctggtggagagagagcgggagctcCAGAGGAAACAAGAGAGAGATAACCGAGAGAGGGCCAAGCAGCACCACCACTTCATGCCCCTGACCCCCGAGGAGGACATAGAAGTGTCCCACTTCAGCATGGTGCCCATGGGGGCGGCGGGGGGGGCGGCCAAGGCCCTGGCGGTGTCCCAGCACAGGCACATACTCTCCAAGCCGCCCCCGGGCTACCTCAGCCCCCACCTGTCCGTGGTCCGGAGCCTCGGCGGCACCCCGCTGGTGGGCCCCCACCTGGCCCtcaacccccacccccctccctcccccacggTGCTACTGGGGCTGGAGTCGGGAGCGCTGGCAGCGGGGGCGGCCGTCATCGCCACCCCTCAgctccctcctctgtcctcctcgtCCTCCCGTGGCTCCCTGGATAAGCCACCCTCTTCAAACTCCATCTCCCACGGTGCATCTGGAGGGGGTGGAGGCTCGTGCTCGACGTCCTCGTCGCGCTCCCGCACCCCGCTCACGGCGGCCCAGCAGAAGTACAAGAAGGGCGACGTGGTGTGTACCCCCACGGGCATCCGCAAGAAGTTCAACGGCAAGCAGTGGAGGAGGCTGTGCTCCAGAGAGGGCTGCTCTAAGGAGTCCCAGAGAAGAGGCTACTGCTCGCGTCATCTCTCCATGAGAACTAAAGAGATGGAGGCCAGCGGAGGGGGCAGAGACCGTGGTGGGGCCAGCAGTACGGGCACCCTAACCCCGTCAGACCTGAGGCTGGGCTGCGGCCGGACCAGTTCAGAGTTCGACTGGGACAACACGTCGCGAGACAGCAGCGAAGCGAGCAGTAGGGGAGGGGATTCACGCCCCCGCCTGGTCCTGCCCTCGCTCCTGCCCCAGGACTTATCACGCTTCGACTTTGATGAGTGCGAGGCGGCCACAATGCTGGTATCTCTGGGCAGCTCCCGCTCGGGCACGCCTTCCTTCTCTCCCATCTCCAACCAGTCGCCCTTCTCGCCCACACCGTCGCCCTCGCCTTCCCCGCTTTTCGTCTTCCGCCCGGCCACCTTCAGCCCCATCACGGCGCCGCCTTCGCTCACCACTCGCCGCCATCGCCACCTGAGCGGCACTAAGATGGTCACGCCGGGCTCGGAGCGCGAGCGCCACCTGTCGGGCATCGTACCCACCTTCCAGACCAACCTCACCTTCACTGTGCCCATGAGCCCCAGCAAGCGGAAACTGGATGCCCTTCCTCCGCCCCTGCCCCTCTCTGCCCAGGATTACGCCAAGCCCGACCAGCAGTTAGGGGAGACTATAGGCCTCAGCCCAGCCGCCTTCAGGGTGCTCTCTCCTCAGAGCCAGCCCAccactccctcctccctctccttcccccggCCCCGGAGCGCCACCAGCCGCCCCCCGTCCTCCGCCGCCTCCACCCCCCCGCCAATGCTGGTgtcccccacccctccctcccccttgcCCCAGGACCCCAGTCCCCGCCGCGTCGTGCCCCTGCGAGACTCCCCCGTCATCGTGCGGAACCCCGACGTCCCCCTGGCCAAGTTCACAGATGGACCCCtggtgaggaggggaggaggaggccGCTCCTCCAGAGAGCACAGCCAGCCCCTGCACCTTGCCACCGGCCTCCAAGCACCCGTGCCCATCAACGGCGCCGCCACCAATGGCGCAGTCCTCCTGCGAAACCCCGCCTCCACCCTGGTCCTTGTAACCTCCTCCCAGTCCCTGACCCCAGCCGTCGCCGGACACCCTGCCCACTCCAGCCCCACCCTCAGTGGTGGctccacctccatctcctctACTGGCTCCGCCCTCTCCAGCTCTGGATCAGGAggtagagagtgggagaggaagccCGGCGGGCACCAGGACGCCATTGGAGGGGCATTGCCCCAGCCGGTAGCCTGCCACCCCTCTCCAACCGCCCTGCTGCCCCTCATCCTACCAGCCGAGTCCCCTCACCCTGCACCCCGCAAGGACATCATCATTGGACGGCCCGGGACAGGTAAG
Coding sequences:
- the LOC120022455 gene encoding protein capicua homolog isoform X2, which encodes MKPIKKQGRRSPPSTRAKGGKRRGTGDSGEKRDRSPKIQTSPQTSSHSESSQEESVTLTTMATPEREGHREGPRLPETAAAAAGSLPVKSEDSRPGSVKSLSAHSTDSSSSATSAANSPNPSSNRKTATFKARVPKKKYTSEHCAAAAAAAANHRNPGNTGAPPLNRNSAHCDSNAGGQLSSLSSGPGSAASEGGSLTDINSQTRRPVEDYITTIAPPQDRDNTPGPPPTGDRDRRGPERGREISPSPVRCSSTDTASEHDLDVSEPHRSNSHHTNPTTEAHTLALVQRSTQHTPTPQSLSDALADALAKGLKNQRVLARQARRRTGKGEEENGGEGRESMDSVFRAGVVRRVSGEHGSLEVQLNGEKELYRYPFREGAQGPVDIIMDAPPPGSQAVPIGTAVCVPFGGNEDGGTTEAQRQWYREGLVTQVDSHPAVSYPYRVLLEDRVPPGDEEGDGRVGTPTAVWVSRQSLRLLVPPWDLDLGPCGGGREESDAAAKRGREREREKEDRDEIEVEQELCRLSRGMGLSATVAGSVLGRLSYPGTAPASSSSSTVSSPVTPASVLSLVAGRDWEREKDLVERERELQRKQERDNRERAKQHHHFMPLTPEEDIEVSHFSMVPMGAAGGAAKALAVSQHRHILSKPPPGYLSPHLSVVRSLGGTPLVGPHLALNPHPPPSPTVLLGLESGALAAGAAVIATPQLPPLSSSSSRGSLDKPPSSNSISHGASGGGGGSCSTSSSRSRTPLTAAQQKYKKGDVVCTPTGIRKKFNGKQWRRLCSREGCSKESQRRGYCSRHLSMRTKEMEASGGGRDRGGASSTGTLTPSDLRLGCGRTSSEFDWDNTSRDSSEASSRGGDSRPRLVLPSLLPQDLSRFDFDECEAATMLVSLGSSRSGTPSFSPISNQSPFSPTPSPSPSPLFVFRPATFSPITAPPSLTTRRHRHLSGTKMVTPGSERERHLSGIVPTFQTNLTFTVPMSPSKRKLDALPPPLPLSAQDYAKPDQQLGETIGLSPAAFRVLSPQSQPTTPSSLSFPRPRSATSRPPSSAASTPPPMLVSPTPPSPLPQDPSPRRVVPLRDSPVIVRNPDVPLAKFTDGPLVRRGGGGRSSREHSQPLHLATGLQAPVPINGAATNGAVLLRNPASTLVLVTSSQSLTPAVAGHPAHSSPTLSGGSTSISSTGSALSSSGSGGREWERKPGGHQDAIGGALPQPVACHPSPTALLPLILPAESPHPAPRKDIIIGRPGTVWTNVEPRSVPVFPWHSLVPFLEPSQSSAAAQPADGQQLVNQSKEPRCGVALVSDGWVGPPDAEQGSPSRPPPSSKDNDPPAGRAERGGADSETESDADDPFFPGVANDPAPSTSPIKRRTQSLSALPKDGDRKREKDHIRRPMNAFMIFSKRHRALVHQRHPNQDNRTVSKILGEWWYALGPKEKQKYHDLAFQVKEAHFKAHPDWKWCNKDRRKSISEGRETPGAKEARERSMSESTEPESVSQGMEVKGAAGPDWPGGSERHAGAYSGQLPRPRAFSQSAVHSLEKRERARDVEKLCREGAGSFRSRPPTLSLTQCGASEDVTSDEERMVICEEEGDDDVMEDSCPEGSIDLKCKERVTDSDEDEPDGQRAFQPVVRSSLPYATSTSHADSHSDSTKGNTGGSTGESSERKRKRGMEGGEEGSGESKRGGGGGQVPSNSIPGSAPFTSTPALGYGLTQVLGAVRMAPTMVTNVVCPIASTPIPITSKPMEGPIALSALPGEKKATLLIGGPGAIGGPITAGVQAQSPVLQSKMLVPMATVRTGSTPPQPISHVAPPLPVQNGALPGNKIIQIAPMPMVQTNVHPAGAVHPGSPFPVSMATATVMTPGIKPPQTVLLTSPPTRITYVQSSTGVGSTAMVQAPLSPGPAYLPSSLTTLGFTAITPAGQALMQPLVAGQPPLLAPALSPGAPGTGRQLLTAIYPAPSITLASGGVAMTSVLPNLAQEVSGQSSSSAVGVQGSKDVTRSHEEGMPHLTAELEQKSQVEGQAQRKNKAQIKKESIKKENTTEDVEAYSKPGANSMAKSSSNIPTGSEEDSGRASHMKEENTDDDRDYARGNGEREREIKKESGTPEPEESREAEDWPHEGHNKGASGNGGHSKEAGPREPLHPPTGLDPPPPPQTDRDAPPSAKKTKFRPPPLKKPSDAVEKVLSGSYFEERFAELPEFRPEEVLPSPTLQSLATSPRAILGSYRKKRRNSTDLDSSAEDPSSPRRKAAARSRLSSCSSEPNTPKSEAKCEGDIFTFDRAGAESEDVLGEMDKVPYSSLRRTLDQRRALVMQLFHEHGFFPSAQATAAFQARYSDTFPTKLCLQLKIREVRQKIMQTATPGTPGISEPGGSTTGVMGSTDSASAAIGSSNTNTRDGTGTEPGERGRSPEEPRNGGKL